The Lacipirellulaceae bacterium genome contains a region encoding:
- a CDS encoding serine/threonine-protein kinase: MADTTRGEDIHGTVGPSSGGDVNAPKPSSDGPRFQIIRPHDEGGLGKVSVALDTELDREVALKEIKPQYADDAASRSRFLLEAEITGGLEHPGIVPIYGLGSSADGRPYYAMRFIRGDNLATAIKQFHESKEASDQTDRTVRLRRLLGRFLDVCNAVYYAHQRGVLHRDLKPGNVMLGEYGETLVVDWGLAKPIGATEESPQEATTDATVESPLVPRSGSVVDATQLGSAIGSPHYMSPEQARGEHDKLGPAADVYSLGATLFTLLTNRKPVEGQTLEEILEAVQKGPSKTARQGNPEIDVALSKICAKAMALETINRYDTVRALADDVERYLADEPVHAFPEPLTRRTRRWMRKHPRLVGSAAATLVAGVVSAATIAGVVSSSNAKLGEKNVELAEANTQLEVARDDALSARDEAVRAKEQAETVSEFLVAAFRAPDPDVAGRHLTVAQVMDWAAEQLDERFADDPQTKASLLFTLANTYEGLGVPEEAETLCEQAVRLWQESLGVDDPMTLRAQHTLANIYADLGEFPKAIALHKKTLELRRKTLGADNAYTISSIDSLAGAYRESGDWKTALPMQEEAVDLAHKVLGAEHLNTLTYVNNLAVSYEAEGRSDEALKLQEQAHEKLAAQLGPNHPDTLASMGNLATSYSSAGNAEKALELQQEVFELMKAQLGPHHPTTLLAMNNLAHTYYGAGDKKKAFLLHEKTQSLMKKHLGADHLYTLKSVLGFAKSYQESGKHAAAIEQLESMLFESHDSLPPFHPLRVRAVELLAESLHRQGQWKKSSQLVQELLKYRVENLGEEDPKTLDASNKFAEALLNLGQSEEALRLHEKTLRLRKKVLGETHTETLVSMHNTAKAYLTTRQLDKAVALYEETLALMRELFGAENINTLTTLSSLASTYQQAGRSEKALSLQKEAFALQRKTLGEDHLETITSKHNLSGIYLLAGRIEEAFPLAIEAKGEFERKLGRDHPLTLESMHLLARLYLNKGQAEKSRELYTETLRLREKVLGVAHPSTLQTMHDLAHLYIALGLLDKAFPLAEEVVKLRREALGYVHPETLSSTDNLAFLCERRAMYSEAQELYGTYATDLQKLGREQDGASILFAIERNAYCLIKQGKHSNAEEPLQWIRETTKGSPDWFVRHDATSLLGEIFLGQNKFAEAEPLLLDSHQNLTKNIASIPIRYRFMVPEATMRLVALYEAWDKPEKAKQLQAELEKWKGLNNKRAPKPEEAESPVEGLNFNFY; encoded by the coding sequence ATGGCGGATACGACACGAGGCGAGGACATTCACGGCACCGTTGGGCCTTCTTCGGGGGGTGATGTTAACGCTCCTAAACCTTCCTCGGATGGTCCGCGGTTTCAGATTATTCGTCCCCATGACGAAGGCGGCCTCGGGAAGGTTTCCGTCGCCCTCGATACGGAACTGGACCGCGAAGTCGCGCTCAAAGAGATCAAGCCGCAGTACGCTGACGATGCAGCCAGTCGTTCGCGGTTCCTCTTAGAAGCAGAAATCACCGGCGGGTTGGAACACCCAGGGATCGTGCCGATCTATGGACTCGGCTCTTCTGCGGATGGACGGCCTTACTATGCGATGCGTTTCATCCGGGGCGACAACCTGGCCACGGCGATCAAGCAGTTTCACGAAAGCAAAGAGGCGAGCGACCAAACGGATCGTACGGTGAGGCTTCGCCGTTTGTTGGGGCGATTTCTCGATGTCTGCAACGCCGTCTACTACGCCCACCAACGCGGGGTGCTGCATCGCGACTTAAAGCCGGGCAATGTGATGCTGGGTGAGTATGGCGAAACATTGGTCGTTGATTGGGGACTTGCGAAACCAATTGGAGCTACTGAAGAATCGCCACAGGAGGCGACGACCGATGCGACTGTCGAATCGCCGCTTGTTCCTCGCTCCGGCAGTGTCGTTGACGCCACGCAGTTGGGCTCGGCAATCGGTTCACCCCACTACATGAGCCCCGAACAGGCCCGCGGCGAGCACGACAAGTTGGGACCTGCCGCGGATGTCTATAGTTTGGGGGCGACACTGTTCACATTGCTCACCAATCGCAAGCCGGTTGAGGGCCAGACGCTGGAAGAGATTTTGGAAGCGGTTCAAAAAGGCCCTAGCAAGACGGCTCGGCAGGGGAATCCGGAAATTGATGTCGCGCTCAGCAAGATCTGCGCGAAGGCAATGGCTCTCGAAACAATTAACCGTTACGACACGGTTCGCGCACTTGCAGACGATGTCGAGCGTTATTTGGCGGACGAACCGGTCCATGCCTTCCCCGAGCCGCTCACCCGTCGCACACGTCGCTGGATGCGCAAGCATCCACGGCTGGTTGGCTCAGCCGCGGCAACGCTGGTGGCGGGCGTTGTTAGTGCCGCGACGATTGCGGGGGTCGTGTCTTCGAGCAATGCGAAGCTTGGGGAGAAGAACGTCGAACTGGCCGAGGCGAACACGCAGCTTGAGGTGGCGCGGGATGATGCGCTCAGTGCCCGTGATGAGGCGGTTCGCGCTAAGGAACAGGCTGAAACCGTTTCTGAATTCCTGGTAGCCGCTTTCCGAGCCCCCGATCCAGATGTCGCCGGTCGGCATCTTACGGTCGCTCAAGTCATGGATTGGGCGGCAGAGCAGCTTGACGAACGCTTCGCCGACGACCCCCAAACGAAGGCGAGCCTGCTGTTCACCCTCGCCAATACTTATGAAGGTTTGGGAGTTCCTGAAGAGGCCGAGACGCTGTGCGAGCAGGCCGTTCGGCTTTGGCAAGAAAGCCTTGGCGTCGATGACCCCATGACGCTTCGAGCTCAACACACCCTCGCAAACATTTATGCCGACTTGGGTGAGTTCCCGAAGGCCATAGCGTTACACAAGAAAACGCTCGAGCTACGACGCAAAACGTTAGGGGCGGACAACGCTTACACAATCTCCTCGATCGATAGCTTGGCGGGAGCCTATCGAGAATCTGGCGACTGGAAGACCGCACTACCCATGCAAGAGGAAGCCGTAGACTTGGCACACAAAGTTTTGGGGGCGGAACACCTCAACACACTCACTTACGTGAACAATTTAGCCGTTAGCTACGAAGCCGAGGGCAGGTCTGACGAGGCTCTCAAACTGCAAGAGCAGGCCCACGAAAAGCTTGCCGCACAGTTGGGGCCTAACCATCCGGACACGCTGGCTTCGATGGGCAATCTGGCGACCAGCTATAGCTCTGCGGGCAACGCAGAGAAAGCGCTTGAACTTCAACAGGAGGTCTTTGAATTGATGAAGGCCCAGCTGGGACCGCACCATCCGACCACGCTCTTGGCTATGAACAACCTAGCCCACACCTACTATGGAGCGGGCGACAAAAAGAAAGCGTTTTTGCTTCACGAGAAAACACAAAGCCTGATGAAGAAACATTTAGGAGCAGATCATCTCTACACGCTGAAATCGGTTTTAGGTTTCGCAAAGTCCTATCAAGAATCTGGGAAGCATGCCGCGGCCATTGAACAATTGGAAAGTATGTTATTCGAGAGCCACGACAGCTTGCCTCCTTTCCACCCACTGCGAGTGCGGGCGGTGGAACTCTTAGCTGAATCACTTCATCGTCAAGGGCAATGGAAAAAGTCCTCCCAACTTGTTCAAGAGTTGTTGAAGTATCGCGTCGAGAATCTAGGTGAAGAAGACCCCAAGACGCTTGATGCGAGCAACAAGTTCGCGGAAGCCTTACTCAACTTGGGGCAGTCTGAAGAAGCACTTAGGTTGCACGAAAAGACTTTGCGATTGAGAAAGAAAGTGCTTGGCGAGACACATACTGAAACCCTGGTTTCAATGCATAACACCGCTAAGGCTTATTTGACAACGAGACAGCTTGACAAAGCCGTGGCGCTTTATGAAGAAACGCTAGCCTTAATGCGGGAACTTTTTGGCGCAGAGAATATCAACACACTAACTACCTTGTCGAGCTTGGCCAGCACCTATCAACAAGCAGGGCGAAGTGAGAAAGCTCTCAGCCTTCAGAAAGAAGCTTTTGCGTTGCAACGCAAAACGCTCGGTGAGGATCATCTCGAAACCATCACCTCGAAGCATAATTTGTCAGGAATTTACCTACTGGCAGGCCGGATTGAAGAAGCTTTCCCCCTTGCTATAGAAGCCAAGGGGGAATTCGAGCGAAAACTCGGAAGGGACCACCCACTTACGCTTGAGTCGATGCATCTACTAGCACGTCTTTACTTGAACAAAGGCCAAGCGGAGAAGTCGCGCGAGTTGTACACGGAAACCCTTCGCCTTCGCGAGAAAGTCCTTGGTGTGGCACATCCTTCGACCCTGCAAACGATGCATGATCTGGCTCACCTCTACATCGCCCTAGGACTTCTTGACAAGGCTTTCCCGTTAGCGGAAGAAGTCGTGAAACTGCGCCGTGAAGCGCTTGGCTATGTTCACCCCGAAACGCTCTCCTCAACGGACAACCTAGCATTTCTGTGCGAACGAAGGGCAATGTATTCCGAAGCACAAGAACTCTACGGTACCTACGCGACAGACCTTCAAAAACTTGGGCGTGAGCAAGATGGCGCTTCAATTCTCTTTGCCATTGAGCGCAACGCTTACTGCCTGATTAAACAAGGCAAGCACTCGAATGCTGAGGAACCATTGCAATGGATTCGCGAAACAACAAAAGGTTCTCCGGACTGGTTCGTTCGCCACGACGCGACAAGCCTTCTTGGGGAAATATTCCTGGGACAGAACAAGTTCGCTGAAGCAGAACCGTTGCTTCTGGATAGTCATCAGAACCTCACCAAAAACATCGCTTCAATTCCGATTCGCTACCGATTTATGGTGCCCGAAGCGACAATGCGGTTAGTTGCACTTTACGAAGCTTGGGACAAGCCCGAAAAGGCCAAGCAATTGCAAGCAGAACTCGAAAAGTGGAAGGGCTTGAACAACAAACGGGCCCCCAAGCCGGAAGAGGCAGAGAGTCCTGTCGAAGGTCTGAACTTTAACTTCTACTAA
- the gcvPA gene encoding aminomethyl-transferring glycine dehydrogenase subunit GcvPA, which translates to MPYLYNTPEDQEAMLAAIGVQSIEELFEPIPGELKLARPLALPPALSELELDQHLAELASKNTHAGQAVCFLGGGSYDHHIPAVVDAIGGRSEFYTSYTPYQAEASQGNLQAMFEYQSLICRLTGMEVSNSSLYDGASSTAEAVLMAISSSRRTGNVVVPSNLHPEYRQTIATYLKNLGVELVTLPCPAGVIDADELASVVNDQTAAVVLQQPNFFGCVEDAEAVAKTASEAGALLISVFDPISLGILKRPGDYGANIAVAEGQSLGTPMHYGGPVLGIMACDEKLVRRMPGRIVGETTDRRGNRCFVLTLQTREQHIRRDKATSNVCSNQALFAVRASVYLSQLGPQGLKETANLCLQKSHYLADQLCQHERFSLAFTASTFKEFVIRDAEGQVDELVKTALDAGYMAGVPLGAWYPELNDCLLVAVTEKRTKAEMDGLVAALSGKHSDESTPTLAVS; encoded by the coding sequence GTGCCCTATCTCTACAATACGCCCGAAGATCAAGAAGCGATGCTCGCCGCGATTGGCGTTCAATCGATTGAGGAACTTTTTGAACCGATTCCCGGCGAGCTGAAGCTCGCACGACCATTGGCGTTGCCTCCTGCGCTTTCGGAGTTGGAACTTGATCAGCACTTAGCGGAGCTGGCTTCGAAAAACACACATGCCGGGCAAGCGGTTTGCTTCTTGGGGGGTGGCTCCTACGATCACCACATTCCCGCCGTGGTTGATGCGATTGGCGGTCGCAGCGAGTTCTACACCTCCTACACGCCTTACCAAGCCGAAGCAAGCCAGGGCAACTTGCAGGCGATGTTCGAGTATCAGTCGCTCATCTGCCGGCTTACGGGGATGGAAGTCTCCAACAGTAGCCTTTACGACGGTGCCAGCAGCACCGCCGAGGCGGTCCTCATGGCGATCAGTTCCTCGCGCCGCACAGGGAACGTGGTTGTGCCTTCGAACTTGCATCCCGAATACCGTCAGACGATCGCGACTTATCTGAAAAATCTTGGCGTCGAGCTGGTCACCCTGCCCTGCCCTGCGGGCGTCATCGACGCTGACGAATTGGCCAGCGTCGTTAACGATCAGACAGCCGCGGTTGTTCTGCAGCAGCCGAATTTCTTCGGTTGTGTTGAAGATGCTGAAGCGGTGGCGAAGACGGCCAGCGAGGCGGGCGCGTTGTTGATCTCGGTGTTCGACCCGATCTCTCTAGGAATCTTGAAACGGCCGGGCGACTACGGAGCGAACATTGCCGTCGCGGAGGGGCAATCGCTAGGAACGCCAATGCATTATGGTGGTCCGGTACTAGGGATCATGGCCTGCGATGAGAAGCTCGTCCGGAGAATGCCAGGGCGAATCGTCGGCGAAACTACCGACCGCCGCGGCAACCGCTGCTTTGTCCTTACTTTGCAAACTCGCGAGCAACATATTCGCCGCGACAAGGCGACAAGCAACGTTTGCAGTAACCAAGCGTTGTTTGCCGTGCGTGCGAGTGTTTATCTTTCGCAACTAGGCCCGCAGGGACTCAAAGAAACTGCTAATCTCTGTTTACAAAAGTCTCACTACTTGGCCGACCAACTCTGCCAACATGAACGCTTTAGCTTGGCGTTCACAGCCTCCACCTTCAAAGAGTTCGTCATCCGCGACGCGGAAGGCCAAGTCGATGAACTGGTTAAGACCGCCCTTGACGCTGGCTACATGGCGGGCGTGCCGCTTGGAGCTTGGTACCCGGAACTCAACGATTGCCTGCTTGTTGCCGTGACCGAGAAGCGTACGAAGGCCGAAATGGACGGGTTAGTCGCGGCACTCTCGGGCAAGCACAGTGACGAGTCAACGCCAACACTTGCGGTGAGCTGA